A window of Clostridioides sp. ES-S-0010-02 genomic DNA:
AGTGGAGTTCCATATTCCTCAATAACTGCTTCTCCTGCATTAACTTCTTCCCATTCTATCTCTACTCCAGTAGCTTCTACAACCTTTTTCATAGCTTTCGCAACTTCTGGACCTATTCCATCTCCTGGTATAAGTGTCACTTTATACATCAATATTCCCTCTTTTCATATTAATTAGCTTGATTCTTAGTGTAATTTAATTTTCCACCTGCTTTTAATACATCAACTTCTTTTGCTGATAATTCTACTTTAACTTTGAAAGAAGCTCCTTTACTTATATTCTTAACCTCTAAAACACCACTATCTAAATTATCTAAAATATTTGGTATTTCCAGATTATCTAAAAGAGATAAATTTTCATAATCTTTTTCATCACAAAACTCCATTGGAATTATTCCACTGTTTATTAAATTGGCTTTGTGTATTCTTGCAAAACTTTTTACTATTACTCCTTTAACACCAAGATATAATGGTGCTAAAGCAGCGTGTTCTCTGCTTGAACCTTGTCCATAGTTGTCTCCACCAATTATAAATCCACCATTATTATCTTTTGCTCTTTGAGGAAACTCTGTATCCACAGTATTAAAACAATAGTTTGCAAGATATGGTATGTTACTTCTAAAAGGAAGTAACTTGGCATTTGATGGCATTATATGGTCAGTAGTTATATTATCTTCTGTCTTTAATATTACGTTTCCACTTATAGACTCACTTAGTTCTGTGTTAAGAGGGAAAGGTTTTATATTAGGACCTCTAACTACTTCTACATCACTTCCTACATCAGAAGGCTTTATTATCATACTATCATCTATTAAAAATTCACTTACATCTAAGTTTTCAAATTTAACATCAAATTCTCTTGGGTCTGTAAGTTCTCCTTTTATAGCACTTACTGCTGCTACTTCTGGGCTCACTAAATATACTTGTGCTGATAGAGTTCCACTTCTTCCATAGAAGTTTCTATTGAAAGTTCTTAAGGATACAGAATCAGTTCCTGGAGATTGCCCCATACCTATACATGGCCCACAAGAGTTTTCTAATATTCTAGCTCCAGCACTTATTATATCTCCTAAAGCTCCATTTCTAGCTATCATTTCCATAACCTGTCTTGAGCCTGGTGCTATTACCAAACTTACATTCTTATGAACTTTGTTTCCTTTTAAGATTTGAGCTACTTTCATTAAGTCTTCATAAGAAGAATTTGTACAGCTTCCTATCGCAACTTGGTCTATTTTTATCTTTCCTATATTTTCAACTTCATCTACATTATCTGGACTATGAGGCTTTGCAGCTAATGGTTTTAATTCATCTAAGTTTATAGTAATCTCTTCATCATAAACTGCATCTGAATCAGGTTTTAGTTCCATCCATGCATCTTCTCTTCCTTGACTCTTAAAAAACTCTAATGTTTTTTCATCACTTGGGAATATTGAAGTAGTTGCTCCAAGTTCAGCTCCCATGTTTGTTATTGTGGCTCTTTGTGGAACAGATAGATTTTTAACTCCTTCTCCTCCATATTCGTAGACTTTACCTACGCCCCCTTTTACAGTTTGTTTTCTCAACACTTCTAATATTATATCTTTTGAAGATACCATATTATTTAATTTTCCAACTAAGTTTACCTTACAGACGATTGGTGCTTTTATATAGTATGCTCCTCCTGCCATAGCTAGAGCAACATCCAATCCCCCAGCACCAATAGCCATCATACCAACACCACCAGCAGTAGGCGTGTGACTATCAGAACCCAAAAGTGTATCTCCTGGTGTTGAAAATCTTTCTAAAAATACTTGATGGCAGATACCATTTCCTGGTTTAGAAAAATAAACACCGTATTTGTCAGCTACTGTTTGTATATATTTATGGTCATCTGCATTTTCAAATCCTTGTTGTAACATATTATGGTCTACAAATGCAACACTTCTTTTTGTTTTTACTTTATCTATGCCCATAGCTTCTAATTGAAGATATGTCATTGTTCCAGTGGAATCTTGTGTTAAAGTCTGGTCTATTTTTATCCCAATTGAATTGCCAGCAACAGCCTCTCCATCCACTATATGTTTTTTGATTATTTTATAAACTATATTATCTCCCATACTTTCCTCCTAAACAATTATATCTTAAATATATGAACCTCTAACTGCTTCTTCTTCTGTTGTACCTTTTTCATGTGCTAGTATATCACAATATAATTGAAGAATCTCTTTATCCATCAAACTTCTTTTCAATCTTATAGATGTAGCTCTTATTGCATTTAATAATTTGGTAGCGTTTTCTGGAGAAATATACATTTCATATTCACTCAATTTATTTATTACTGCTGCTCTTCCTGAATGCTTTCCTATTACTATTTTTCTTTCAAGATTTACTTCACTTGGGTCAAATGGTTCATAGTTATGTGGGTCTTTTAATGCTCCATCAGCATGTATACCAGATTCATGTATAAACATATTATCTCCAACTACTGGTTTCCATGTAGGAAGTATTCTTCCTGATGCTTGTGACACATATTCACATATTCCTCTAAATTTTCTAGTATCTACGTTATTTAAATCACATTTATAGATGCATTTAAGTGCCATTAAAACTTCTTCTAATGCTGCATTTCCAGCTCTTTCGCCTAAGCCATTAACTGTAACTCCAACATAATTTGCTCCTGCTGCTAATCCTGCAAGTGCATTTGCAGTTGCCATACCAAAATCATTATGTGTATGCATTTCTATGTCAAAATTAGTTCTTTCGTAAAGAGTTTCTATTGCATTTTTTATAGAAAAAGGATTCATAACTCCTACTGTATCACAATATCTAAATCTATCTGCTCCTGCTTGCTTTCCAACATTTATAAACTCAGTTAAGAAGTCGATATCCGCTCTTGAAGCATCTTCTCCATTTACTGAAACATATAATCCGTTTTTCTTTGCAAATTCAACTGTCTTAGCCATATTCTCTAAAACCCAACCTCTAGAAGTTCTAAGTTTATTTTCTATATGAATATCAGATACTGATATTGATATGGCTACTGCATCAACACCACAAGAAATAGATTCTTCAACATCTTTTATCACTGCTCTATTCCAAGCCATTATATCTGCTTTTAAATTTCTATTACATATGTGCTTTATTACATTTTTTTCGTCTCCACCCATAGTAGGTATACCAACTTCAATTTGGTCAACACCTAAATCACTTAACATTTCAGCAATCATTATTTTTTCTCTATTCGCAAATACAACCCCAGCTGTTTGTTCCCCATCTCTTAAAGTAGTATCTACTATTTTGATTTCCTTTGCTCTATCTTTTGATATAATGCACATATTAATGCCCCCCTTAGTATACATTTAGTTTTAATAATATTAGGTCTTATCTTTCAGTGATGTCTCTAACTTTTGATTATTTTTTTATTTTTTATTCATTTTAATTTCATTTGCAATTTATTTTTTTAGCTTTTCATATCTTGTAATCTATTATATTACTTTATATTAATTATTGCACTATATTTTTTCCTTTTTGTGAAAACTTCTTAAAAATGAAAGTTATTATGTTTTTCTTGCATTTTAATTTAATTTATAAATAGATTTATTTTCAAAAAACCTTTTAAAATAAACCTATAAAATTCTAGCTAAAATCTAATTTAATCTACACTATATTTTAAGAGTTATACACTATATTTTTAAACTATATAAATAATAAATAAATAATAATCGAAAAAATTACTAAAAATACTTACAAATATGATATTATTAATTGATTAATAAAATAGAAAATTTTTCATGAAAGGTAAGATAATAATGGATTTTAAGAGCTTAGGAATTAGCGAAAATACTATAAATATTATAAAAACATCAGGAATAACAACACCTACACCTATACAAAAAGAAAGTATCCCCTTAATAAAATCAGGAAAAGATGTCATAGCCGAAGCGCAGACTGGGACAGGTAAAACACTGGCTTTCCTGCTTCCGATATTTGAGAATATATCATTAGATGTAGATGATATACAAGTACTTGTACTGTCTCCAACTAGAGAACTTGCTATTCAAATAACAGAAGAAGCTACAAAACTTAAAGAATCTAAGGATATAAATATTCTAGCAGCTTATGGTGGAAAAGACATTGGTTCTCAGATAAAAAAACTAAAAGGAAATATTCATATGATTATAGCTACACCAGGTAGACTTCTAGACCACTTAAATAGAAAAACAATTGACCTTAGCAAATTAAAAACTTTTGTTTTAGATGAAGCAGACCAAATGTTGCTTATGGGATTTAAAAATGAAGTTGAAGCTATTTTAAAAGAAACTTCAAATAAAAAACAGACATTATGCTTTTCTGCAACTATGGATTCTCAAGTTAAAAAATTAGCTTATAGATATACAAAAAATCCTGTTGTTGTTTCTATTGAAAAAGAAGAAATTACTCTTACTAATATAAAGCAGGAAGTAGTAGAAACTACAGATAGAAAGAAATTAGATGCTTTATGCAGTGTTTTAAATGAAGACAATCCTTTTATGGCTATAATATTCTGTAGAACTAAAAGAAGAGTTGACAACCTTGAAGAGGCTCTTGCTATACGAGGATATAATTGTCAAAAGTTGCATAGTGATATTGCACAATCAAAGCGAGAAAGAATAATGAAATCATTTAGAAATTTAGAAATACAATATTTAATAGCCACAGATGTAGCTTCTCGAGGTCTTGATATATCTGGAGTAAGTCACATATATAATTACGATTTACCAGAAACGCCTGAAGACTATATTCATCGTATTGGTAGAACTGGTAGAGCTGGAGAACAGGGTTATACTTGTGCTTTTATTGACCCTAAAAATGAGAGAATGTTAAGTGAAATTGAAACAGCTATAGAATCTAAAATTAATAGAAGAATTATAGAATTATAATATATAAGGCAACTATCAAATAATAAAACATATTTTCAATATTTATTGTATAAATAAAGACAGTATAAATAAAAATTGAATAAAGTCATAAATAAAAATGTATGCGTACTTATCCTAGATAAATTCACATACATTTTTATATTTTACTTTATTTTCATATCATTTCATTTTAATAATATTGTTAACATCATTTTAAATTTTTTCTGCTATTAATATTATATTAATTTTTCACTTAAATCATCATTAATGAATCTTTTCTAGACCATCTTTTTATACTTAAACTACTAATTTATACTATAAATTCTCAACATTCTCATCTAAATCAGCTGGCCACTTAGCCTCTGGATGTTCTTTGGCAAATTTCTTATTCTTATAGTGACCTAATGTTAGAAAAGGTATAACTATAGTGAATAGACCAAGATAGCCACAATACCCATATCCATACTTAACTATGTTACTTAACCCTGTCAAAGATATAAGCATTGATACTACCATTATTGCACATGCTGTAAATACTCTTCTTTTCATTTTTGAAGAAAGGAAAGAAAGCGCTTTATGGTCTTCAAATCTATTTACAAGACCAAATATTGTAGTTACTCCTGTAGACATCAAACAAAGGAATAGTGCTACATTATAAATTATGTATATAGTGTTATTTCCAGATTGACCTGCAACATAAAGAGTAGGAAGAGTTGTTTGCCCAGCAGCAGTAAATTCTCTATACCATCCCATTAACATAGTTACAGCAAGCCCCAACGCAACTGCATTCATAACAAATGAAACTAGCATTGCTTTAGTAGCTTCTTTGGAATTTTTAAGAAGTGGTCTTGAACAGCTTGCAAGTGTAGGTATAACAACTGATTGGAATCCTGCATAAATAAGAGTATTAAGTATTGGCTTAAAGTATCCAGGTGTGAAGCTCGTTTTATTTGAAAATATTTCAGATATTTCTGGTACCTTAGCTTTTATACCCACTATGAAAATAGTAAGAGTACATACTAATATAGCTATTGTCATTGCTGTTGCTGCTTTAGATACAAGCATAGCTCCAAATATAGTAAAAACAAGAAGTACAATTCCGATAATAAAGACAGCTATAAAATAATTAATTCCTATACTTTGGAAAACTGCTGCTGCACCTGCTATAACAGCACTTACAGCTATTAAAACCATTAAATAATAATATATCTCCCATATTATTTCAAGCTTTGGATATGGATTCCAAAGTTCACAAAATAAGTCCTTATAATTCTTACAATTATTATTATTATACATTATAATAACTTCTCTCATAGTGGCAGTAAGTATAATCATTGCTAAAATTGCCATGAGTGGTGCAATCCATCCATATTGCACATAATACTGTGTTTCTTGATTACCTGTAGCAAACCCTCCACCTGCATGCGAACTAAAAAGAACACTTGCAACTCCAAATATAGCTAGAATAGAGCCTGTTGCTTTTGCTTTTTTTACATTTTTTTGCATAAAATCATCCCCTCTAGAAATAATAGTAAAAATTTATAATTTAACATACATTTGACAAAAGAATAACATTTTTGTCAAGTTAATTCAACCGTAATTTTTCTAAAAATTTACAATTTTAATTTTTTTATTTCTAATTAGGTAAATTTTATATATTTATTTTATTATTATGAATTAATAATATTTTTATATCCTGTTATTTTATATGAAATCGTTTTTACAGTGTTAAATTTTTTACAAATCAATTTCTATAATTAGAAAATACTTAACATACCTATAATGGTCATAATTATTTATTACTGTATTTGCGTTCTTATTGAAATCATTAAGATTTATATATAAAAATAAATTTATATTTAAAATAATATTGTATTTAGATAAACTAATTTAATTTATTTCTCTTATATCATTATTATTAATACATGATATAATTATCTACTAATGAAAATACTAAATAATTAAAAATAACTCTTCTTTCAACAAATTAATACTATACATTTCTATTTATCTTAAAATAAATACATAATATAAAAAAGATACTTTCTTTTAGAAAGTATCTTTTTGCTTTTAATTTATACACCTGTAGTTGTTGTTAATTCCCTTAATTTTTTTAAATAAAATTTATTTTTCCAAACTCATTATTAATATACTATATATTTATGGTTAATCCTACTCCAACTTCATTTACATTTAACATTTCATTCATCTTGGCTTTTACCTTAAAAGAAACACAGTGACAAGGATACAACATTTTTATTTCTTCTTTTTTTAAATATTGAATAGTACTATCTAGTCTATCATCCAATTCAAAAAGATGAAAACCACCCAAGATTCCAGCAATTCTATCATCACCACATAATTTTTTGGCATACTCCACTATATTACAAATTCCACTATGAGAACATCCTGTAACAATAAAAACACCTTTATCGGTCTTACATGCTATAGCTGAATCATCTAAAACATAATCATCCTCCCATAAATCTTCTGATTTATATTTTCCTATTTTAGCTCTTTTTTCAAAATTATTTACAGATGGAATCTCTCCTAAGAATATACAATTTTCACTTATCTTAAAAGGTTTGTTAGTTGGTTCATACATAAAAGTATTTCTAACTTTCTCAATAGAAAATGGTGCTCCTATATTATCCTCCCCACATTTTTTAGGTTCAAAACAATTAGGGTGTGCTATAAGTTTAACTTTAGATAAATCATATTTATTTTCTAAAAATTGAATACCCCTTGTATGGTCATTATGTCCATGAGAAAAAATAATATGAGTCAAGTCACCTAAATCTATATCCA
This region includes:
- a CDS encoding aconitate hydratase, which encodes MGDNIVYKIIKKHIVDGEAVAGNSIGIKIDQTLTQDSTGTMTYLQLEAMGIDKVKTKRSVAFVDHNMLQQGFENADDHKYIQTVADKYGVYFSKPGNGICHQVFLERFSTPGDTLLGSDSHTPTAGGVGMMAIGAGGLDVALAMAGGAYYIKAPIVCKVNLVGKLNNMVSSKDIILEVLRKQTVKGGVGKVYEYGGEGVKNLSVPQRATITNMGAELGATTSIFPSDEKTLEFFKSQGREDAWMELKPDSDAVYDEEITINLDELKPLAAKPHSPDNVDEVENIGKIKIDQVAIGSCTNSSYEDLMKVAQILKGNKVHKNVSLVIAPGSRQVMEMIARNGALGDIISAGARILENSCGPCIGMGQSPGTDSVSLRTFNRNFYGRSGTLSAQVYLVSPEVAAVSAIKGELTDPREFDVKFENLDVSEFLIDDSMIIKPSDVGSDVEVVRGPNIKPFPLNTELSESISGNVILKTEDNITTDHIMPSNAKLLPFRSNIPYLANYCFNTVDTEFPQRAKDNNGGFIIGGDNYGQGSSREHAALAPLYLGVKGVIVKSFARIHKANLINSGIIPMEFCDEKDYENLSLLDNLEIPNILDNLDSGVLEVKNISKGASFKVKVELSAKEVDVLKAGGKLNYTKNQAN
- the nifV gene encoding homocitrate synthase, with the protein product MCIISKDRAKEIKIVDTTLRDGEQTAGVVFANREKIMIAEMLSDLGVDQIEVGIPTMGGDEKNVIKHICNRNLKADIMAWNRAVIKDVEESISCGVDAVAISISVSDIHIENKLRTSRGWVLENMAKTVEFAKKNGLYVSVNGEDASRADIDFLTEFINVGKQAGADRFRYCDTVGVMNPFSIKNAIETLYERTNFDIEMHTHNDFGMATANALAGLAAGANYVGVTVNGLGERAGNAALEEVLMALKCIYKCDLNNVDTRKFRGICEYVSQASGRILPTWKPVVGDNMFIHESGIHADGALKDPHNYEPFDPSEVNLERKIVIGKHSGRAAVINKLSEYEMYISPENATKLLNAIRATSIRLKRSLMDKEILQLYCDILAHEKGTTEEEAVRGSYI
- a CDS encoding DEAD/DEAH box helicase, with the protein product MDFKSLGISENTINIIKTSGITTPTPIQKESIPLIKSGKDVIAEAQTGTGKTLAFLLPIFENISLDVDDIQVLVLSPTRELAIQITEEATKLKESKDINILAAYGGKDIGSQIKKLKGNIHMIIATPGRLLDHLNRKTIDLSKLKTFVLDEADQMLLMGFKNEVEAILKETSNKKQTLCFSATMDSQVKKLAYRYTKNPVVVSIEKEEITLTNIKQEVVETTDRKKLDALCSVLNEDNPFMAIIFCRTKRRVDNLEEALAIRGYNCQKLHSDIAQSKRERIMKSFRNLEIQYLIATDVASRGLDISGVSHIYNYDLPETPEDYIHRIGRTGRAGEQGYTCAFIDPKNERMLSEIETAIESKINRRIIEL
- a CDS encoding MBL fold metallo-hydrolase, with product MEKMQIQVLVDNNTYIDRYFVGEPAVSYYIEIDGNRILFDAGYSEIFISNAEKMDIDLGDLTHIIFSHGHNDHTRGIQFLENKYDLSKVKLIAHPNCFEPKKCGEDNIGAPFSIEKVRNTFMYEPTNKPFKISENCIFLGEIPSVNNFEKRAKIGKYKSEDLWEDDYVLDDSAIACKTDKGVFIVTGCSHSGICNIVEYAKKLCGDDRIAGILGGFHLFELDDRLDSTIQYLKKEEIKMLYPCHCVSFKVKAKMNEMLNVNEVGVGLTINI